The Cylindrospermopsis curvispora GIHE-G1 genome contains a region encoding:
- a CDS encoding Uma2 family endonuclease gives MATLLSESKSQTGLVISWEALPDDFQLEDEPVDNIGQPLLAGALCESLEISGFIQPQMLIAANFALCATLNAQFIAKAPDWLYIPSVKEILSGRKSYTPHLEGDIPALVMEFLSDKEGGEYSFKRTYPPGKWFFYEQILQVPIYIIFDPDGGLLEYYQLEDERYELKQPDENGLHWIKSMGLFLGTWQGTKEGRTGYWLRWWDKTGNLLPWALELIEQERQRAEQERQEKERLIAYLRSQGVDPNSLPNHAK, from the coding sequence ATGGCAACCCTACTCAGTGAAAGTAAATCACAGACGGGACTGGTTATCTCATGGGAAGCGTTACCCGATGATTTTCAACTAGAGGATGAACCAGTGGACAATATAGGACAACCACTTTTAGCAGGTGCTTTATGTGAAAGTTTAGAAATCAGTGGTTTTATTCAACCACAGATGTTAATTGCTGCTAATTTTGCTTTATGTGCCACATTAAATGCTCAATTTATCGCTAAAGCACCAGATTGGCTATATATACCTTCAGTTAAAGAAATATTGTCAGGACGCAAAAGCTATACACCCCATTTAGAAGGGGATATACCGGCTTTGGTTATGGAATTTTTGTCAGATAAAGAAGGCGGAGAATACTCATTTAAACGTACCTATCCGCCAGGAAAATGGTTTTTTTATGAACAGATTTTGCAAGTTCCTATTTATATCATTTTTGATCCAGATGGAGGATTATTAGAATATTATCAACTGGAAGATGAACGTTATGAATTAAAGCAACCAGACGAAAATGGTCTTCATTGGATTAAGTCAATGGGACTATTTTTAGGAACTTGGCAAGGTACAAAAGAAGGACGTACTGGCTATTGGTTGCGATGGTGGGATAAAACAGGTAATTTGTTACCTTGGGCTTTAGAACTGATTGAACAGGAACGCCAACGAGCAGAACAGGAACGTCAGGAAAAAGAAAGGTTAATAGCTTACTTGCGATCGCAAGGAGTTGACCCTAATAGTTTACCTAATCATGCCAAGTAA
- a CDS encoding RNA-guided endonuclease InsQ/TnpB family protein codes for MNQVRILPRNRQFYAEFVYQVDEIKSDVDRNNVLGIDHGLNNWLTCVSNLGTSFIVDGLHLKSLNQWYNKSVAKLKSDKPQGFWSNRLAAITEKRNRQMRDAVNKAARIVVNHCIENKIGAIVFGWNKGQKDSIDLGSKNNQKFVQIPTARLKDRIAQLCKQYGIDFIETEESYTSQSSFFDCDNIPKFGEKPEGWEASGKRVSRGVYETSDGFKINADCNGAANILKKVAVMLGIDLSGISRGCLSQPQKVRLWTLQKSPCLQTGEA; via the coding sequence ATCAATCAAGTACGTATTTTACCTAGAAATAGACAATTTTATGCAGAATTTGTCTATCAGGTAGATGAAATAAAATCTGATGTTGATAGAAATAATGTTTTAGGGATTGACCACGGGTTAAATAACTGGTTAACTTGTGTTTCTAATCTGGGAACATCATTTATTGTTGATGGACTTCATTTAAAAAGTTTAAATCAGTGGTACAACAAATCAGTAGCTAAACTTAAAAGTGATAAACCGCAAGGTTTTTGGTCTAACAGATTAGCTGCTATTACCGAAAAAAGAAACCGACAAATGCGTGATGCAGTTAACAAAGCTGCAAGAATAGTCGTTAACCACTGTATTGAAAATAAGATTGGTGCTATTGTTTTTGGATGGAATAAAGGACAAAAAGATAGTATTGATTTGGGGTCTAAAAACAATCAGAAGTTTGTCCAAATTCCCACAGCAAGATTAAAAGACCGTATTGCTCAATTATGTAAACAATACGGAATAGATTTTATTGAAACAGAAGAATCATACACTTCTCAATCATCGTTTTTTGATTGCGACAATATACCTAAATTCGGTGAAAAACCCGAAGGGTGGGAAGCAAGCGGGAAACGAGTTAGTCGTGGAGTATATGAAACTTCTGATGGGTTCAAAATTAATGCGGACTGTAATGGTGCTGCTAATATTTTGAAAAAAGTAGCGGTGATGCTAGGAATTGATCTTAGCGGAATCAGTAGAGGCTGTTTAAGCCAGCCTCAGAAAGTTCGTTTATGGACTCTTCAGAAATCTCCGTGTCTTCAGACCGGAGAAGCTTAA
- a CDS encoding Uma2 family endonuclease: MSQPSTTTQNVTPPREPFNLPDHTQLPDSDDDFVKNFQEHPQSIILTTSIEPLLKKIHPNGDYCIGQDSGIYWRFTEPPEKGVEAPDWFYVPGVPSRLNGQLRRSYVLWKEKVPPFIVIEFASKNGKEEKDSSPPPEGDEIDPETGKPKKAGKFWVYEQAVKIPYYAIFNGFKGTLEVYHLERKRYKEIKANRRGHYAIPEMGIELGILYDNQKPPTPWLRWWDNRGNLLLTGNELAEQAEVIAIRERLAKERAETIASQERLSRERAETIASQERLAREQAETIASQERLAKEQEREAKERAETIASQERLAKEQERQQKEQERQQKEKLAAYLRSLGIDPEKI; encoded by the coding sequence GTGTCCCAACCTTCAACTACCACCCAAAATGTAACCCCCCCTAGGGAACCTTTCAACCTACCAGACCATACCCAGTTACCGGACTCCGATGACGATTTTGTGAAAAATTTCCAAGAACACCCGCAAAGCATAATATTAACCACATCAATTGAACCATTACTGAAAAAAATCCATCCCAACGGAGATTATTGTATAGGGCAGGATAGTGGCATATATTGGCGATTCACAGAACCTCCAGAAAAAGGGGTAGAAGCACCAGACTGGTTCTATGTTCCCGGAGTGCCATCCAGATTAAATGGGCAATTGAGAAGGTCATACGTACTATGGAAGGAAAAAGTACCTCCCTTCATAGTGATAGAATTCGCGTCTAAAAATGGAAAGGAAGAAAAAGACAGTTCCCCTCCACCAGAAGGGGATGAAATAGATCCAGAAACCGGGAAACCAAAAAAAGCGGGGAAGTTTTGGGTGTATGAACAAGCGGTAAAGATACCATATTATGCCATATTTAATGGTTTTAAGGGTACACTAGAGGTATATCATTTAGAGAGAAAAAGATACAAAGAAATAAAGGCGAATAGGCGAGGACACTATGCCATACCGGAGATGGGTATAGAATTGGGAATACTGTATGACAACCAGAAACCACCCACACCGTGGTTAAGATGGTGGGATAATAGGGGGAATCTCTTATTGACAGGAAATGAGCTTGCGGAACAAGCGGAAGTTATCGCTATTCGTGAGCGTCTGGCTAAAGAGCGAGCAGAAACTATCGCGTCTCAAGAGCGTCTCTCTAGAGAGCGAGCAGAAACTATCGCGTCTCAAGAGCGTCTCGCTAGAGAGCAAGCAGAAACTATCGCATCTCAAGAGCGTCTCGCTAAAGAACAGGAACGAGAAGCTAAAGAGCGAGCAGAAACTATCGCATCCCAAGAGCGTCTCGCTAAAGAACAGGAACGCCAACAAAAAGAACAGGAACGCCAACAAAAAGAAAAACTAGCTGCTTATCTACGCTCCCTTGGCATTGACCCAGAGAAAATATAA
- a CDS encoding Uma2 family endonuclease, with protein sequence MSQPSTTTQNVTPPREPFNLPDHTQLPDSDDDFVKNFQEHPQSIILTTSIEPLLKKIHPNGDYCIGQDSGIYWRFTEPPEKGVEAPDWFYVPGVPSRLNGQLRRSYVLWKEKVPPFIVIEFASKNGKEEKDSSPPPEGDEIDPETGKPKKAGKFWVYEQAVKIPYYAIFNGFKGTLEVYHLERKRYKEIKANRRGHYAIPEMGIELGILYDNQKPPTPWLRWWDNRGNLLLTGNELAEQAEVIAIRERLAKERAETIASQERLSRERAETIASQERLAREQAETIASQERLAKEQEREAKERAETIASQERLAKEQERQQKEQERQQKEQERQQKEQERQQKEKLAAYLRSLGIDPEKI encoded by the coding sequence GTGTCCCAACCTTCAACTACCACCCAAAATGTAACCCCCCCTAGGGAACCTTTCAACCTACCAGACCATACCCAGTTACCGGACTCCGATGACGATTTTGTGAAAAATTTCCAAGAACACCCGCAAAGCATAATATTAACCACATCAATTGAACCATTACTGAAAAAAATCCATCCCAACGGAGACTATTGTATAGGACAGGATAGTGGCATATATTGGCGATTCACAGAACCTCCAGAAAAAGGGGTAGAAGCACCAGACTGGTTCTATGTTCCCGGAGTGCCATCCAGATTAAATGGGCAATTGAGAAGGTCATACGTACTATGGAAGGAAAAAGTACCTCCCTTCATAGTGATAGAATTCGCGTCTAAAAATGGAAAGGAAGAAAAAGACAGTTCCCCTCCACCAGAAGGGGATGAAATAGATCCAGAAACCGGGAAACCAAAAAAAGCGGGGAAGTTTTGGGTGTATGAACAAGCGGTAAAGATACCATATTATGCCATATTTAATGGTTTTAAGGGTACACTAGAGGTATATCATTTAGAGAGAAAAAGATACAAAGAAATAAAGGCGAATAGGCGAGGACACTATGCCATACCGGAGATGGGTATAGAATTGGGAATACTGTATGACAACCAGAAACCACCCACACCGTGGTTAAGATGGTGGGATAATAGGGGGAATCTCTTATTGACAGGAAATGAGCTTGCGGAACAAGCGGAAGTTATCGCTATTCGTGAGCGTCTGGCTAAAGAGCGAGCAGAAACTATCGCGTCTCAAGAGCGTCTCTCTAGAGAGCGAGCAGAAACTATCGCATCCCAAGAGCGTCTCGCTAGAGAGCAAGCAGAAACTATCGCATCTCAAGAGCGTCTCGCTAAAGAACAGGAACGAGAAGCTAAAGAGCGAGCAGAAACTATCGCATCCCAAGAGCGTCTCGCTAAAGAACAGGAACGCCAACAAAAAGAACAAGAACGCCAACAAAAAGAACAAGAACGCCAACAAAAAGAACAGGAACGCCAACAAAAAGAAAAACTAGCTGCTTATCTACGCTCCCTTGGCATTGACCCAGAGAAAATATAA
- a CDS encoding Uma2 family endonuclease — MSQPSTTTQNVTPPREPFNLPDHTQLPDSDDDFVKNFQEHPQSIILTTSIEPLLKKIHPNGDYCIGQDSGIYWRFTEPPEKGVEAPDWFYVPGVPSRLNGQLRRSYVLWKEKLPPFIVIEFASKNGKEEKDSSPPPEGDEIDPETGKPKKAGKFWVYEQAVKIPYYAIFNGFKGTLEVYHLERKRYKEIKANRRGHYAIPEMGIELGILYDNQKPPTPWLRWWDNEGNLLLTGNELAEQAEAIAIRERLAKERAETIASQERLSRERAETIAFQERLAREQAETIASQERLAKEQEREAKERAETIASQERLAKEQERQQKEQERQQKEQERQQKEKLAAYLRSLGIDPEKI, encoded by the coding sequence GTGTCCCAACCTTCAACTACCACCCAAAATGTAACCCCCCCTAGGGAACCTTTCAACCTACCAGACCATACCCAGTTACCGGACTCCGATGACGATTTTGTGAAAAATTTCCAAGAACACCCGCAAAGCATAATATTAACCACATCAATTGAACCATTACTGAAAAAAATCCATCCCAACGGAGACTATTGTATAGGACAGGATAGTGGCATATATTGGCGATTCACAGAACCTCCAGAAAAAGGGGTAGAAGCACCAGACTGGTTCTATGTTCCCGGAGTGCCATCCAGATTAAATGGGCAATTGAGAAGGTCATACGTACTATGGAAGGAAAAATTACCTCCCTTCATAGTGATAGAATTCGCGTCTAAAAATGGAAAGGAAGAAAAAGACAGTTCCCCTCCACCAGAAGGGGATGAAATAGATCCAGAAACCGGGAAACCAAAAAAAGCGGGGAAGTTTTGGGTGTATGAACAAGCGGTAAAGATACCATATTATGCCATATTTAATGGTTTTAAGGGTACACTAGAGGTATATCATTTAGAGAGAAAAAGATACAAAGAAATAAAGGCGAATAGGCGAGGACACTATGCCATACCAGAGATGGGTATAGAATTGGGAATACTGTATGACAACCAGAAACCACCCACACCGTGGTTAAGATGGTGGGATAATGAGGGGAATCTCTTATTGACAGGAAATGAGCTTGCGGAACAAGCGGAAGCGATCGCTATTCGTGAGCGTCTGGCTAAAGAGCGAGCAGAAACTATCGCGTCTCAAGAGCGTCTCTCTAGAGAGCGAGCAGAAACTATCGCGTTTCAAGAGCGTCTCGCTAGAGAGCAAGCAGAAACTATCGCATCTCAAGAGCGTCTCGCTAAAGAACAGGAACGAGAAGCTAAAGAGCGAGCAGAAACTATCGCATCCCAAGAGCGTCTCGCTAAAGAACAGGAACGCCAACAAAAAGAACAAGAACGCCAACAAAAAGAACAGGAACGCCAACAAAAAGAAAAACTAGCTGCTTATCTACGCTCCCTTGGCATTGACCCAGAGAAAATATAA